The following are encoded together in the Kribbella sp. CA-293567 genome:
- a CDS encoding glycoside hydrolase family 3 protein: MSALRRFAVASLGLATIATLTPGVAVSAAPPEPQPAGFTNLQQATKALQQMTLEDKIGQLFVLFAYGPDATKPDARNTALYGVATPAEVIAKYKPGGWIYFNARDNVQNPTQLATYSNQLQQAALKTGLRLPLTIATDQEQGVVVRVGPPATQFGGNMAHGAARDTKDARTAAGITGRELKAMGIRQDYAPVADVNVNALNPVIGVRSFSSDPKLVSDLTVAQTKGYQQDAGITATAKHFPGHGDTATDSHTGLPVINHTLQEWNTIDAPPFKAAIKAGIDSIMTAHIVVPSLDPSGDPATLSKPILTGVLRNQLGFKGLIITDALEMAAVRAKYGDAEVAVRAIEAGADQLLLPPAPDAQFKAVVDAVKSGRISERQINESVLRVLVMKLKNGGLFQPFVDPAKVVRTVGTPGHLATAQQIVDKSITLVKNSTNTLPLSNQARNVLVTGWGVATTQSLATSLTKRGATTTVAQTGAAPTDAAIADAVAKAQANDVTVVLTQKAWDTTVTDKLAKQQKLVKDLLATGKTVIVVAVRDPYDIAYFDQAPTYVATYGYQAVSMESLAKVLYGEIAPAGKLPVDIPVAGAPATPLYKFGHGLSW, from the coding sequence ATGTCCGCCTTGCGCCGTTTTGCCGTAGCCAGCCTTGGTCTGGCGACCATCGCCACACTGACGCCGGGGGTCGCCGTCAGCGCGGCGCCGCCCGAGCCGCAGCCGGCCGGCTTCACCAACCTGCAGCAGGCCACCAAGGCGCTGCAGCAGATGACGCTCGAAGACAAGATCGGGCAGCTGTTCGTGCTGTTCGCCTACGGGCCGGACGCCACCAAGCCGGACGCCCGCAACACCGCCCTGTACGGCGTCGCGACACCCGCCGAGGTGATCGCGAAGTACAAGCCGGGTGGCTGGATCTACTTCAACGCACGGGACAACGTGCAGAACCCGACCCAGCTGGCGACGTACTCCAACCAGTTGCAGCAGGCGGCCCTCAAGACGGGCCTGCGGCTGCCGCTGACGATCGCCACCGACCAGGAGCAGGGCGTCGTGGTCCGGGTCGGGCCGCCCGCCACCCAGTTCGGCGGCAACATGGCGCACGGCGCCGCCCGTGACACCAAGGACGCCCGGACCGCGGCGGGTATCACCGGACGCGAGCTGAAGGCGATGGGCATCCGGCAGGACTACGCCCCGGTCGCCGACGTCAACGTCAACGCCCTCAACCCGGTGATCGGCGTGCGCTCGTTCTCCAGCGATCCGAAGCTGGTCTCGGACCTGACGGTCGCGCAGACCAAGGGCTACCAGCAGGACGCCGGCATCACCGCGACGGCGAAGCACTTCCCGGGCCACGGTGACACCGCGACCGACAGCCACACCGGCCTGCCGGTGATCAACCACACCCTGCAGGAGTGGAACACGATCGACGCGCCGCCGTTCAAGGCCGCGATCAAGGCCGGGATCGACTCGATCATGACCGCCCACATCGTGGTCCCGTCGCTCGACCCGTCCGGTGACCCGGCCACGCTGAGCAAGCCGATCCTGACCGGCGTCCTGCGCAACCAGCTCGGCTTCAAGGGCCTGATCATCACCGACGCGCTGGAGATGGCCGCGGTCCGGGCGAAGTACGGCGACGCCGAGGTGGCGGTCCGCGCGATCGAGGCCGGGGCCGACCAGCTGCTCCTGCCGCCGGCGCCGGACGCGCAGTTCAAGGCGGTCGTCGACGCGGTGAAGTCGGGCCGGATCAGCGAGCGCCAGATCAACGAGAGCGTGCTGCGGGTGCTGGTGATGAAGCTCAAGAACGGCGGGCTGTTCCAGCCCTTCGTCGACCCGGCCAAGGTCGTCCGGACAGTCGGTACGCCGGGCCACCTGGCGACCGCGCAGCAGATCGTCGACAAGAGCATCACGCTGGTCAAGAACAGCACCAACACGCTGCCGCTCAGCAACCAGGCCCGCAACGTCCTCGTCACCGGCTGGGGCGTCGCCACCACCCAGTCGCTGGCCACCAGCCTGACCAAGCGGGGGGCGACCACGACGGTCGCGCAGACCGGCGCGGCACCGACCGATGCGGCGATCGCCGACGCGGTCGCGAAGGCGCAGGCCAACGACGTCACCGTCGTGCTGACCCAGAAGGCCTGGGACACCACCGTCACCGACAAGCTGGCCAAGCAGCAGAAGCTGGTCAAGGACCTGCTGGCCACCGGCAAGACCGTGATCGTGGTCGCCGTCCGCGACCCGTACGACATCGCGTACTTCGACCAGGCACCGACCTACGTGGCGACCTACGGCTACCAGGCGGTCTCGATGGAGTCGCTGGCCAAGGTCCTGTACGGCGAGATCGCGCCGGCCGGCAAGCTCCCGGTCGACATCCCGGTCGCGGGCGCCCCCGCCACGCCGCTCTACAAGTTCGGCCACGGGCTGTCCTGGTGA
- a CDS encoding exo-beta-N-acetylmuramidase NamZ family protein gives MTVGRRSFLAGAGAVGAAPLLAGTTAQAAADPAKKRKVKTGAQVLADSGWKALAGQKVGVFSNPTGILDDLSHIVDTMHASGKVNVVAVFGPEHGFRGSAQAGGSENDHVDPRTGIMVYDAYGANAAKLATLYQKSGVETVVFDIQDVGARFYTYIWSMYEAMVAAATTGKKFVVLDRPNPVGGSARGPMLKPGYTSGVGKEEIVQQHGMTVGELARLFNAEYLALDTGGPVVQDLKVIQVEGWKRDQLFAETGLPWVMPSPNMPTPDTALLYPGTCLFEATNFSEGRGTTRPFELIGAPYIDYRWAEALRTKNVPGIEFREAYFTPFISKNANVLCGGVQLHITDPHRVDPILAATHMMIEAKRLYPQFAWRAENPPGRWIDLLTGSDRFRTMFAAGAPAEEIVAAWQPETRAWNRRRAQYLLYKGAHR, from the coding sequence ATGACCGTTGGACGTCGTAGTTTCCTGGCCGGCGCGGGCGCCGTCGGCGCCGCACCACTGCTCGCGGGTACCACGGCCCAGGCCGCGGCCGACCCGGCGAAGAAGAGGAAGGTGAAGACCGGCGCCCAGGTGCTGGCGGACTCCGGCTGGAAGGCGCTGGCCGGCCAGAAGGTCGGGGTGTTCAGCAATCCGACCGGCATCCTCGACGACCTGAGCCACATCGTCGACACCATGCACGCGTCCGGCAAGGTCAACGTGGTCGCGGTGTTCGGGCCCGAGCACGGGTTCCGCGGCAGCGCGCAGGCCGGCGGTTCCGAGAACGACCACGTCGACCCGCGGACCGGGATCATGGTCTACGACGCGTACGGCGCCAACGCGGCCAAGCTCGCGACGCTGTACCAGAAGTCCGGCGTGGAGACCGTCGTGTTCGACATCCAGGACGTCGGCGCGCGGTTCTACACCTACATCTGGTCGATGTACGAGGCGATGGTGGCCGCTGCCACCACGGGCAAGAAGTTCGTCGTACTGGACCGGCCGAACCCGGTCGGCGGGTCCGCCCGCGGCCCGATGCTCAAGCCTGGCTACACCTCGGGCGTGGGCAAGGAGGAGATCGTCCAGCAGCACGGCATGACGGTCGGCGAGCTGGCCCGGCTCTTCAACGCCGAGTACCTCGCTCTCGACACCGGTGGCCCCGTCGTCCAGGACCTGAAGGTGATCCAGGTGGAGGGCTGGAAGCGGGACCAGCTGTTCGCCGAGACCGGGCTGCCCTGGGTGATGCCGAGCCCGAACATGCCGACGCCGGACACCGCCCTGCTCTACCCGGGCACGTGCCTGTTCGAGGCGACCAACTTCTCCGAGGGCCGCGGCACCACCCGGCCGTTCGAGCTGATCGGCGCGCCGTACATCGACTACCGCTGGGCCGAGGCGCTGCGGACCAAGAACGTTCCTGGAATCGAGTTCCGCGAGGCGTACTTCACGCCGTTCATCAGCAAGAACGCCAACGTGCTCTGCGGCGGCGTCCAGCTGCACATCACCGACCCGCACCGGGTCGATCCGATCCTGGCGGCGACCCACATGATGATCGAGGCCAAGCGGCTCTACCCGCAGTTCGCCTGGCGGGCCGAGAACCCACCCGGCCGATGGATCGACCTGCTGACCGGATCGGACCGGTTCCGCACGATGTTCGCCGCCGGCGCGCCGGCCGAGGAGATCGTCGCCGCCTGGCAGCCGGAGACCCGGGCCTGGAACCGCCGCCGGGCGCAGTACCTGCTCTACAAGGGGGCGCACCGATGA
- a CDS encoding GNAT family N-acetyltransferase, with protein sequence MRTERVDPRDSAAFGEWHDALLAGTTAGREYAVCWQREEMRLAMVDETPYFEREIWAVRDGDGEIAGVVALFLPLKDNTSLVTVDLCVVPERRREGAGTALARVVEERVVHHGRKIVQGMVHSPLDGVAAGEGFALANGLTLGLVDLHRVLELPLDQAYLEELAAEVAEHHRDYRLVSWQNRCPDELVDAYAALEGTFLSEAPLGELELEEEVYDAARIRFREKQSREQGRRSWVTVAIAPDGALVGQTELFMPGHDPLNAYQSGTLVASAHRGHRLGLALKVRNHLELQRDRTGHRIMHTWNAEQNTAMNAVNERLGYRPVERSGEWQRRI encoded by the coding sequence ATGAGGACAGAGCGGGTTGACCCGCGGGATTCGGCGGCGTTCGGTGAGTGGCACGACGCGTTGCTGGCCGGTACGACGGCCGGGCGGGAGTACGCCGTCTGCTGGCAGCGCGAGGAGATGCGGCTGGCGATGGTCGACGAGACGCCGTACTTCGAGCGGGAGATCTGGGCGGTCCGCGACGGCGACGGGGAGATCGCGGGAGTGGTTGCCCTCTTCCTGCCGTTGAAGGACAACACCAGCCTCGTCACGGTGGATCTGTGTGTGGTGCCGGAACGGCGGCGGGAGGGGGCCGGAACCGCGCTGGCCCGGGTGGTCGAGGAGCGGGTCGTTCATCACGGGCGCAAGATCGTGCAGGGCATGGTTCACAGTCCGCTGGACGGCGTGGCGGCCGGGGAGGGGTTCGCGCTGGCCAACGGGCTGACCTTGGGCCTCGTGGACCTGCATCGGGTGCTGGAGTTGCCGCTCGACCAGGCGTACCTCGAGGAGCTGGCGGCCGAGGTCGCCGAGCATCACCGCGACTATCGACTGGTGTCCTGGCAGAACCGTTGCCCGGACGAGCTGGTGGACGCGTACGCCGCACTGGAGGGCACCTTCCTGAGTGAGGCGCCGCTGGGCGAGCTGGAGCTGGAGGAGGAGGTCTACGACGCCGCCCGGATCCGGTTCCGGGAGAAGCAGTCGCGCGAGCAGGGCCGGCGATCCTGGGTCACCGTCGCGATCGCGCCGGACGGAGCACTGGTCGGGCAGACCGAGCTGTTCATGCCCGGCCACGACCCGCTCAACGCTTACCAGTCGGGCACCTTGGTGGCGTCCGCCCATCGTGGGCACCGGCTCGGGCTGGCGCTGAAGGTGCGCAACCACCTCGAACTGCAGCGCGACCGGACCGGCCACCGGATCATGCACACCTGGAACGCCGAGCAGAACACGGCCATGAACGCGGTCAACGAGCGGCTCGGCTACCGGCCGGTCGAGCGGTCCGGCGAGTGGCAGCGCAGAATCTGA
- a CDS encoding glycoside hydrolase family 3 protein, with translation MSRPTRRTVLGLAAAAVAGAAGLRPEFAAASNPGRAHGWATATMARMTLEEKVGQLFVTYAYGATATTADQRNVTAYGVATPAEVVAKYKLGGVIYFAWTDSVANPPQIAALSNGLQQTSLGVGGKVSVPLLISTDQEHGVVFRVGPPATQFAGAMALGAGRSTADAREAGGIAGAELRAVGVNQDYAPVADVNMNALNPVIGVRSFSSDPDLVARLTAAQVKGYQADGGIASCAKHFPGHGDTATDSHTGIPTIDHTREEWERLDAPPFRAAIAAGIDSIMTAHIVVPSLDPSGDPATLSKPIMTGILREELGYDGVVVTDSLGMAGVRQKYGDAEVPVLALEAGVDQLLMPPLMDVAYNAVLDAVRSGRITRKRLDRSVYRVLRLKHLNGLVDQPMVDVEAVRSVVGTPEHYAAAQRISDRSTTLVKNAAGLLPLSKAARTVLVTGYGVAGTQTLANRLTARGATTTVRQTGATPTDAAITAAVAAARTHDLTIVLTMKAWDTLVTDKQAKQQQLVRQLLATGKPVVVVAVRDPYDIAYFPAAPTYLATYSYADVSMESLAKVLYGEIAPAGKLPVGIPVAGDPSATLYPFGHGLTW, from the coding sequence GTGAGCCGTCCGACTCGGCGTACCGTCCTGGGTCTCGCCGCAGCGGCTGTTGCCGGTGCGGCGGGGCTCCGGCCGGAGTTCGCGGCGGCCTCGAACCCGGGCCGCGCGCACGGGTGGGCCACCGCCACGATGGCGCGGATGACGCTGGAGGAGAAGGTCGGCCAGCTGTTCGTCACCTACGCGTACGGCGCCACGGCAACCACCGCGGACCAGCGCAACGTCACCGCGTACGGCGTAGCGACGCCGGCCGAGGTGGTCGCGAAGTACAAGCTCGGTGGCGTCATCTACTTCGCCTGGACCGACTCGGTGGCCAACCCGCCGCAGATCGCGGCACTGTCCAACGGGCTGCAGCAGACCTCGCTCGGCGTCGGCGGCAAGGTCTCGGTGCCACTGCTGATCAGTACCGACCAGGAGCACGGCGTCGTGTTCAGGGTCGGTCCGCCGGCCACTCAGTTCGCGGGCGCGATGGCACTCGGCGCCGGCCGTAGTACGGCGGACGCCCGGGAGGCCGGGGGAATCGCCGGCGCGGAGCTCCGCGCCGTCGGGGTGAACCAGGACTACGCGCCGGTCGCCGACGTGAACATGAACGCGCTGAACCCGGTGATCGGGGTGCGGTCCTTCTCGTCCGATCCGGACCTGGTCGCCCGCCTGACGGCCGCTCAGGTCAAGGGATACCAGGCCGACGGCGGCATCGCCTCCTGCGCCAAGCACTTCCCCGGCCACGGCGACACCGCGACCGACAGCCACACCGGCATTCCGACCATCGACCACACCCGGGAGGAGTGGGAGCGGCTCGACGCACCGCCGTTCCGGGCCGCGATCGCCGCCGGGATCGACTCGATCATGACCGCGCACATCGTGGTTCCGTCGCTCGATCCGTCCGGTGACCCGGCCACGCTGAGCAAGCCGATCATGACCGGCATCCTGCGCGAGGAGCTCGGGTACGACGGGGTCGTGGTGACCGACTCGCTCGGCATGGCGGGCGTCCGGCAGAAGTACGGCGACGCCGAGGTGCCCGTGCTCGCCCTCGAGGCGGGGGTCGACCAACTCCTGATGCCGCCGCTGATGGACGTTGCTTACAACGCTGTACTGGACGCGGTCCGGTCCGGCCGGATCACCCGGAAGCGACTCGACCGGAGCGTGTACCGCGTACTGCGGCTGAAGCATCTCAACGGCCTGGTGGACCAGCCGATGGTCGACGTCGAGGCGGTGCGGTCAGTAGTCGGTACGCCGGAGCACTACGCCGCCGCGCAGCGCATCTCGGACCGCTCGACAACGCTGGTGAAGAACGCGGCCGGCCTGCTCCCGTTGAGCAAGGCGGCTCGCACGGTTCTGGTGACGGGGTACGGCGTCGCCGGCACCCAGACCCTGGCGAACCGGCTGACCGCACGGGGAGCGACGACGACGGTCCGGCAGACCGGAGCAACACCGACCGACGCCGCCATCACCGCCGCGGTGGCGGCGGCCCGGACGCACGACCTCACCATCGTCTTGACCATGAAGGCCTGGGACACCCTCGTCACCGACAAGCAGGCCAAGCAGCAGCAACTGGTGAGGCAACTGCTCGCGACCGGCAAGCCGGTGGTCGTGGTCGCCGTCCGAGACCCGTACGACATCGCCTACTTCCCGGCGGCGCCGACCTACCTGGCGACGTACTCGTACGCCGACGTCTCGATGGAGTCGCTGGCCAAGGTCCTGTACGGCGAGATCGCGCCGGCCGGCAAGTTGCCGGTCGGCATCCCGGTCGCGGGTGACCCGTCGGCCACCCTTTATCCCTTCGGCCACGGACTGACCTGGTGA
- a CDS encoding SigE family RNA polymerase sigma factor — MPDRDRDYVEFVEASSTTLRRTAYLVCGDWHRADDVVQDALYKLYLSWSKVDRSGNPLAYARRVVVNAALDIGRRPWRREVPTDRLLERPRTDDPAGAQADRDEVLSALAGLGPRQRACVVLRYYEDLSIEQTAEILDCSPGTVKSQTARGLETLRHAINRTRAVGPVS, encoded by the coding sequence ATGCCGGATCGGGATCGGGACTACGTCGAGTTCGTCGAAGCGTCCAGTACGACGCTGCGGCGGACCGCCTACCTGGTCTGTGGCGACTGGCATCGCGCCGACGACGTCGTCCAGGACGCGCTGTACAAGCTGTACCTGTCCTGGTCGAAGGTGGATCGCAGCGGGAACCCGCTCGCGTACGCCCGCCGCGTCGTCGTCAACGCGGCCCTGGACATCGGTCGGCGCCCCTGGCGCCGGGAAGTGCCGACCGACCGGCTGCTCGAGCGACCCCGGACCGACGACCCCGCCGGTGCGCAGGCCGACCGCGACGAGGTCCTCTCGGCCCTGGCCGGGCTGGGCCCGAGACAGCGGGCCTGCGTCGTACTCCGGTACTACGAGGATCTCTCGATCGAGCAGACCGCCGAGATCCTGGACTGCTCGCCGGGCACGGTGAAGAGCCAGACCGCTCGCGGACTCGAGACTCTCCGGCACGCCATCAACCGGACCCGCGCGGTCGGGCCGGTCTCGTGA
- a CDS encoding serine hydrolase domain-containing protein: MATPAVAESNKFSGRFDRPYDGYAPKSTMLRASTPAKAGLDPAPIDAALAQVEGWTRPAGTTKPLYAGAVTLLGHDGKVVTREATGLALKYSDGSGTELPAEQQLPMRTDTIFDMASVSKLFTSIVVLQQVEKGRVGLDTPIATYVPEFAANGKETITVRQALTHTTGLPSWLPLWSGQPDPASRMQMALTAKPTSAPGTKYLYSDLNLISLGEVAARVSGKSLDKLVADGITKPLQMRDTGYNPDEKKKPRIAATEYQTAPARGMVWGSVHDENAWSLGGVAGHAGVFSTADDMAVLAQAFLNGGSYRGARILKTDSVTAMITNFNQGFPGNDHGLGFELNQRWYMGGLSSPRAAGHTGYTGTSVVIDFDSRSFAILLTNRVHPSRNWGSNNPARRAVAQGLALSLGVGPRHGKDAWFSGTTDASTATLAAKVAVPAAGAKVSFDLFVDTEDTDLLYLEASPDGTTWTKVPFTVRDRGTVVDTDGTISGSGDRRWHQATADLGAGDQTLRWRYTTDALYQGRGVFVDGVKISSGHKVLLDGERSPESFAASGWRLSRR, translated from the coding sequence ATGGCTACCCCTGCAGTTGCTGAGAGCAACAAATTCTCCGGGCGCTTCGACCGTCCGTACGACGGCTACGCGCCGAAGTCGACGATGCTGCGGGCCTCGACCCCGGCCAAGGCGGGTCTCGATCCCGCGCCGATCGACGCCGCGCTCGCCCAGGTCGAGGGCTGGACCCGGCCGGCCGGCACCACCAAACCCCTGTACGCCGGTGCCGTCACGCTGCTCGGCCACGACGGCAAGGTGGTCACCCGCGAGGCGACCGGCCTCGCCCTCAAGTACTCCGACGGCAGCGGTACCGAACTGCCCGCCGAGCAGCAGCTCCCGATGCGCACCGACACGATCTTCGACATGGCGTCGGTCTCGAAGCTGTTCACCTCGATCGTGGTGCTGCAGCAGGTGGAGAAGGGCCGGGTCGGCCTGGACACCCCGATCGCCACCTACGTGCCGGAGTTCGCGGCGAACGGCAAGGAGACGATCACGGTTCGGCAGGCGCTGACCCACACCACCGGGCTGCCCTCGTGGTTGCCGCTGTGGAGCGGTCAGCCGGACCCCGCCTCGCGGATGCAGATGGCGCTGACGGCCAAGCCGACCAGCGCGCCCGGTACGAAGTACCTCTACAGCGACCTGAACCTCATCTCGCTGGGTGAGGTCGCCGCCCGGGTGTCGGGCAAGTCGCTCGACAAGCTCGTCGCGGACGGCATCACCAAGCCGCTGCAGATGCGCGACACCGGCTACAACCCGGACGAGAAGAAGAAGCCGCGGATCGCCGCAACGGAGTACCAGACGGCCCCGGCGCGCGGGATGGTCTGGGGCTCGGTGCACGACGAGAACGCCTGGTCGCTCGGCGGCGTCGCCGGGCACGCGGGGGTCTTCTCGACCGCGGACGACATGGCCGTGCTGGCGCAGGCGTTCCTCAACGGTGGCAGCTACCGCGGTGCGCGGATCCTCAAGACGGACTCGGTCACCGCGATGATCACCAACTTCAACCAGGGCTTCCCGGGCAACGACCACGGGCTGGGCTTCGAGCTCAACCAGCGTTGGTATATGGGCGGCCTGTCCAGTCCTCGTGCCGCGGGCCACACGGGGTACACGGGGACGTCGGTGGTGATCGACTTCGACTCACGCTCGTTCGCGATCCTGCTCACCAACCGGGTGCACCCCAGCCGCAACTGGGGCAGCAACAACCCTGCCCGCAGGGCCGTAGCGCAGGGGTTGGCATTGTCGCTGGGCGTCGGACCGCGGCATGGCAAGGATGCCTGGTTCTCCGGCACGACCGATGCGAGTACGGCCACGCTCGCGGCCAAGGTCGCGGTACCGGCAGCCGGCGCGAAGGTTTCGTTCGATCTGTTCGTCGACACCGAGGACACGGATCTGCTGTACCTGGAGGCTTCTCCGGACGGAACGACCTGGACCAAGGTGCCTTTCACCGTTCGCGATCGGGGCACCGTGGTCGACACCGACGGCACCATCAGCGGGTCCGGTGATCGGCGCTGGCACCAGGCGACCGCGGATCTCGGGGCCGGCGACCAGACGTTGCGCTGGCGCTACACCACGGACGCGCTCTACCAGGGCCGGGGCGTCTTCGTGGACGGCGTGAAGATCTCCTCGGGGCACAAGGTGCTTCTCGACGGAGAACGCTCGCCGGAGTCATTTGCCGCATCCGGTTGGAGACTTTCGCGTCGATGA
- the murQ gene encoding N-acetylmuramic acid 6-phosphate etherase → MITPTEQRNPRTLAIDAVGTTEILRMVNAEDARVAGAVSAVIPELARAVDAAVEAVRNGGRVHYFGAGTSGRLAVLDAAELLPTFHAPDDLVVAHHAGGMEALLRAVENVEDSEEGGAADAASVTGRDIVIGLAASGSTPYVAGALRAARAVGATTALVTSNPSAPLAPLADIVIAADTGPEAIAGSTRLKAGTAQKLILNSFSTTLMIKLGRTWSNLMVDMVATNQKLRGRMLRILGEATGADPDACATALAAADGELKPALVHLLTGSPVLEARQALSEAGGRVAVALGLLSASA, encoded by the coding sequence GTGATCACACCCACGGAGCAGCGCAACCCCAGGACGCTAGCGATCGATGCGGTGGGGACCACCGAAATCCTGCGGATGGTGAACGCCGAGGACGCCCGGGTTGCCGGTGCGGTCAGCGCCGTCATCCCCGAGCTGGCTCGCGCGGTGGACGCTGCCGTCGAGGCCGTTCGCAACGGTGGCCGGGTGCACTACTTCGGCGCCGGCACCTCCGGCCGGCTGGCGGTTCTCGACGCCGCCGAGCTGCTGCCGACCTTCCACGCTCCCGACGACCTGGTGGTCGCTCACCATGCCGGTGGCATGGAGGCGCTGCTGCGCGCCGTCGAGAACGTCGAGGACTCCGAGGAAGGTGGTGCCGCCGACGCGGCCTCCGTCACCGGCCGCGACATCGTGATCGGGCTCGCGGCCTCCGGCAGTACGCCGTACGTCGCCGGCGCGTTGCGCGCCGCCCGGGCAGTCGGCGCGACCACGGCGCTGGTCACCTCGAACCCGTCGGCCCCGCTGGCCCCGCTGGCCGACATCGTGATCGCCGCCGACACCGGCCCCGAGGCGATCGCCGGCTCCACCCGCCTGAAGGCCGGCACGGCACAGAAGCTGATCCTGAACAGCTTCTCGACCACCCTGATGATCAAACTCGGCCGGACCTGGTCGAACCTGATGGTCGACATGGTCGCCACCAACCAGAAGCTCCGCGGCCGGATGCTGCGCATCCTCGGCGAAGCCACCGGCGCCGACCCCGACGCCTGCGCGACCGCCCTGGCTGCGGCCGACGGTGAACTCAAACCGGCCCTGGTGCACCTCCTGACCGGCTCCCCGGTCCTCGAGGCCCGGCAGGCGCTCTCCGAGGCCGGTGGCCGCGTAGCCGTGGCCCTGGGCCTCCTCAGCGCCTCTGCGTAA
- a CDS encoding MurR/RpiR family transcriptional regulator, which translates to MTSVTSPEPTGPLLVRVRAVMPALAPAEQRVANAVLADPGGVAAMTISELAEVASTSETTVIRFCKQLGVPGYPQLRLQLAAQSATENIRPEVGGDIEPGDSLADVVGKVAFADEKAVRETAQQLDVEALSKVVAAVAKAPRVDLYGTGASAFVALDLQQKLHRIRRVAFAWSDVHVALTSAALLGEGDVAIGISHTGTTIEVVEALEEAAKHGATTVAVTNFPRSPLARTADHVLTTAARETTYRSGAMSSRIAQLMVVDCLFIGVAQSVLPDARKALEETATAVRAHRLKSSVNDQQN; encoded by the coding sequence ATGACTTCAGTGACCTCTCCAGAACCCACGGGGCCGCTGCTGGTCCGGGTCCGCGCGGTGATGCCCGCGCTGGCCCCGGCCGAGCAGCGAGTGGCGAACGCGGTCCTCGCGGACCCGGGCGGGGTAGCGGCGATGACGATCTCCGAACTGGCCGAGGTGGCCTCCACCTCGGAGACCACCGTCATCCGGTTCTGCAAGCAGCTCGGCGTCCCCGGCTATCCGCAGCTCCGCCTGCAGTTGGCGGCCCAGTCGGCGACGGAGAACATCCGGCCGGAGGTCGGTGGTGACATCGAGCCGGGCGACTCGCTGGCCGATGTGGTCGGCAAGGTCGCCTTCGCGGACGAGAAGGCGGTCCGGGAGACCGCCCAGCAGTTAGACGTCGAGGCGCTGAGCAAGGTGGTCGCCGCGGTGGCCAAGGCGCCGCGCGTCGACCTGTACGGGACTGGTGCGAGCGCCTTCGTGGCGCTCGACCTGCAGCAGAAGCTGCACCGGATCCGCCGGGTCGCCTTCGCCTGGTCCGACGTGCACGTCGCGCTGACCAGTGCCGCGCTGCTCGGCGAAGGGGACGTCGCGATCGGCATCTCCCACACCGGTACGACGATCGAGGTCGTCGAGGCGCTGGAGGAGGCCGCCAAGCACGGCGCCACCACGGTCGCGGTGACGAACTTCCCCCGGTCGCCGCTGGCCCGGACGGCGGATCACGTGCTCACCACGGCGGCTCGCGAGACGACGTACCGGTCCGGTGCGATGTCCAGCCGGATCGCGCAGCTGATGGTGGTCGACTGTCTGTTCATCGGTGTCGCCCAGTCGGTGCTGCCGGACGCCCGCAAGGCGCTCGAGGAAACGGCCACCGCGGTCCGGGCGCACCGGCTGAAGAGTTCTGTCAATGATCAACAGAATTGA